The DNA region CATCCTGGCATTTTACGCCGCAGAGCGGCGGGGAATCGACCCGCAGGGATTGAACCCCATTCCTCTATTCCCTATTTAGTACTGCGGACTGAATCCGGCAATCGTTACCTCTCACTGGCAGGATCAGCCTGCTGGACGATTGGGCGTGGAGATGATAATAATTTTGTGCTACCAGATCGATGGATCTCCCGAAATCATGCCATGCTGCAACTGATGGAGACGGGAGACTTCTATCTCATTGACTTGGGAAGCCGCAATGGTTCGTTTGTCAATGGTCGTCGCGTGAGTGTACCTGTGACGCTTCGTAATGGCGATGCGCTGACCTTTGGGCAAACTGAGTTGGAGTTTTACTGTCCTTCGGCGGAACAATTGCGGGATCAGTCCGGCGGCATCCTGGACGATTCACAGGATCATACCGCTACAGCGACGCTCCATGTCCGACGCCTCATTTTGGTCTTGGTGATTGACATTCGCGACTACACCATCATGACCCGCCAATTGGATGAGAAGATTCTCTCTGAAGCCATTGGAACTTGGTTTCGGCAGGCGGGTGACATTATTCGTGAATATGGTAGCTGGGTAGACAAGTATATCGGCGATGCCATTATGGCGGTGTGGATTCATGGTTCCAGTGGTGTAGATCATGAGGAAATGGTTCGAATTGCAAAAGCGTTGAACGCTCTCCATGACATGACGAGTCATCTCCATGAGCAGTTTCCATTGCCTTTTCCTGTGCGGATTGGGGCTGGGCTCAATACTGGGTACGCCATTGTAGGCAATACGGGCACAGGCGATCGCCCTGACTATACAGCGCTTGGGGATACGGTGAATGCTGCATTTCGTTTGGAGTCAGCCACGAAGCAAATTGGGATGGACGTGGCCTTAGGCGAAGTGGCTTACGATTATCTCACCGAAGCAGGCATCGAGAAGCCCTTTTTTAAGCAACATACGGTGCACCTGAAGG from Synechococcales cyanobacterium T60_A2020_003 includes:
- a CDS encoding adenylate/guanylate cyclase domain-containing protein, giving the protein MEPHSSIPYLVLRTESGNRYLSLAGSACWTIGRGDDNNFVLPDRWISRNHAMLQLMETGDFYLIDLGSRNGSFVNGRRVSVPVTLRNGDALTFGQTELEFYCPSAEQLRDQSGGILDDSQDHTATATLHVRRLILVLVIDIRDYTIMTRQLDEKILSEAIGTWFRQAGDIIREYGSWVDKYIGDAIMAVWIHGSSGVDHEEMVRIAKALNALHDMTSHLHEQFPLPFPVRIGAGLNTGYAIVGNTGTGDRPDYTALGDTVNAAFRLESATKQIGMDVALGEVAYDYLTEAGIEKPFFKQHTVHLKGYDTPTQTYATSFADLKAFLQRLERAHAE